A genomic segment from Spinacia oleracea cultivar Varoflay chromosome 3, BTI_SOV_V1, whole genome shotgun sequence encodes:
- the LOC110796109 gene encoding receptor protein kinase-like protein ZAR1, with amino-acid sequence MHYLILWVILLLINPKSFVNCLNDEGFTLLSFKQSITQDPYGTMSNWNQTDENPCSWNGVTCKNQKVVSVSIPKKKLLGYLPSSLGTLSDLRHVNLRSNRFYGPLPLNLFQAQGLQSLVLFGNSLYGSLPDEIRKLKYLQNLDLSQNFLNGSLPSSILELKRLKNLVLSHNNFSGSLPNGFGRVLVTLEKLDVSYNQFNGSIPNDLGNLSSLQGTADFSHNLFSGLIPASLGELPEKVYIDLTFNNLSGPIPQTGALLNRGPTAFIGNPGLCGPPLKNPCTSESSAVSPASYPYLPSDYSPQGSKDSGGKGKGKGLSRSAVAAIVVSDVIGICLIGWLLSYCYTRVCPCKSKDEKGGRESRECFCFTRDESETLSENIEQYDLVPLDSQVAFDLDELLKASAFVLGKSGIGIVYKVVLEDGVTLAVRRLGEGGSQRFKEFQTEVEAIGKLRHPNVVTIRAYYWSVDEKLLIYDYVPHGSLATALHGKPGMDSFTPLSWSIRLQITKGIARGLVYLHEFSPKKYVHGDLNPSNILLGQDMEPKIADFGLGRLANIAGGTPTLLSSRMNYEKPQQKQAPSEVGSVSATTNALSYYQAPESLKAVKPSQKWDVYSYGVILLEMITGRSALVQVGTSEMDVVEWIQHCIDEKQPLIDVLDPYLAQEADKEDEIIAVLKIAMACVHSSPEKRPTMRHVCDTLERLPELSP; translated from the exons ATGCATTACCTCATTTTGTGGGTAATTCTTTTGCTAATTAACCCGAAATCATTTGTAAACTGTTTAAATGATGAAGGATTCACACTTCTGTCATTTAAACAATCCATAACTCAAGACCCATACGGGACAAtgagcaattggaaccaaaccGACGAAAACCCTTGTTCATGGAATGGAGTTACTTGTAAAAACCAAAAAGTAGTTTCTGTTAGCATCCCCAAGAAGAAACTTTTAGGGTACCTTCCATCTTCACTTGGGACACTCTCTGATTTGCGCCATGTTAATTTAAGGAGCAACAGGTTTTATGGGCCATTACCCCTTAATCTTTTCCAAGCTCAAGGTCTTCAAAGTTTGGTTTTATTTGGTAATTCTTTATATGGGTCATTACCAGATGAAATTAGGAAGCTAAAATACCTTCAAAATTTGGATTTGTCCCAAAATTTCTTAAATGGGTCTTTACCCTCTTCAATTCTTGAGTTGAAGAGGCTAAAAAATCTTGTTTTGAGTCATAATAATTTTAGTGGGAGTCTCCCAAATGGGTTTGGGAGGGTTTTGGTTACCCTTGAGAAACTTGATGTTTCCTATAATCAATTTAATGGGTCAATCCCAAATGATTTGGGTAACTTGTCTAGTTTGCAAGGGACTGCTGATTTTTCCCATAATTTGTTTAGTGGATTGATTCCAGCTAGTCTTGGAGAGTTACCTGAGAAGGTTTACATTGATCTTACTTTTAACAATTTGAGTGGACCAATTCCACAAACTGGTGCTCTTTTGAATAGAGGACCTACTGCTTTTATTGGGAACCCTGGTCTTTGTGGCCCTCCGTTGAAGAATCCGTGTACTTCGGAGTCTTCTGCGGTGTCGCCGGCTTCATACCCGTATTTACCAAGTGATTATTCACCTCAAGGGAGTAAGGATAGTGGTGGGAAGGGTAAGGGGAAAGGGCTTAGTAGAAGTGCTGTGGCTGCCATTGTGGTGAGTGATGTTATTGGGATCTGCCTCATTGGGTGGTTGTTGTCTTATTGTTATACAAGGGTTTGTCCTTGTAAGAGTAAGGATGAGAAGGGAGGGAGAGAAAGTAGGGAGTGTTTTTGTTTCACGAGAGACGAGTCTGAAACGTTGTCGGAGAACATTGAGCAGTATGATTTGGTACCGTTGGATTCTCAAGTTGCATTTGATCTAGACGAGCTATTGAAAGCTTCGGCTTTTGTATTAGGAAAGAGTGGGATTGGTATCGTGTATAAGGTGGTGCTTGAAGATGGAGTCACCTTGGCTGTGAGAAGACTAGGTGAAGGGGGTTCACAGCGGTTTAAAGAATTCCAAACTGAAGTTGAAGCAATTGGGAAGCTTAGGCATCCAAATGTTGTCACTATAAGAGCATATTATTGGTCTGTTGATGAGAAGTTGCTCATATATGATTATGTACCCCATGGAAGCCTAGCCACTGCTTTACATG GGAAGCCAGGAATGGATTCATTTACGCCATtgtcatggtcaatccgattaCAAATCACGAAAGGCATCGCTAGAGGTTTAGTGTACTTGCATGAATTCAGCCCCAAAAAGTACGTTCATGGTGATTTAAACCCAAGCAACATACTGCTTGGACAGGACATGGAACCTAAAATCGCAGATTTTGGACTCGGTCGCCTTGCCAATATTGCTGGGGGAACCCCTACCCTACTATCTAGCAGGATGAACTATGAGAAACCCCAACAAAAACAAGCACCATCTGAAGTTGGTAGTGTGTCAGCTACAACAAATGCACTTAGTTACTACCAAGCCCCGGAATCCCTTAAAGCTGTGAAACCGTCACAAAAGTGGGATGTTTACTCATACGGGGTGATCTTACTGGAAATGATTACTGGAAGATCTGCCTTAGTGCAAGTGGGAACCTCGGAAATGGACGTTGTTGAATGGATTCAACATTGCATTGACGAGAAACAGCCACTAATAGATGTATTGGATCCATATTTAGCTCAGGAGGCAGACAAGGAAGACGAGATAATCGCTGTCCTAAAAATTGCTATGGCTTGTGTTCATAGCAGCCCCGAAAAGAGACCAACAATGAGACATGTGTGCGACACTTTAGAACGATT